One window from the genome of Nocardioides panaciterrulae encodes:
- the aroB gene encoding 3-dehydroquinate synthase, which yields MSPRVVLVGPMGAGKTTVARLLADAWGVTARDTDADIEAAVGRSIPDLFIESGEAEFRRLEKSAVAAALSEHDGVLALGGGAVLDPETRERLAGHRVVFLRVGLADAVKRVGLGSSRPLLLGNVRGRIKALLDERTPIYESVAGLVVETDGRTPEDVAREVLAALADGPASGEPHAADTVLPVRGAAPYDVVVGTDLAGRLPELLGSGVQRVAVVLPETLEQLAEPVLRTLAASYDVLRLPVPDGESAKTPAVAAACWEALGEAGFTRSDAVVTVGGGATTDLGGFVAATWLRGVRVVHVPTTLLAMVDAAVGGKTGVNTGSGKNLVGSFHEPAGVLCDLGLLRSLPRAELVAGLGEVVKCGFIADPAILDLVEGVAPEEITADSPVLRELVERAIGVKIAVVVTDLKETGGVDGHPGREALNYGHTLGHAIERAEGYRIRHGEAVALGCVFVAELARRTGVLSADVAARHRSVLARVGLPTTYAGAGFEELLAAMRVDKKARGSQLRFVVLRDLGRPTVLAGPSEEDLRGAFAALSRGGEGQA from the coding sequence ATGAGCCCGCGCGTGGTGCTGGTCGGTCCCATGGGCGCCGGCAAGACGACGGTCGCGCGGCTGCTCGCCGACGCCTGGGGGGTCACCGCCCGGGACACCGACGCTGACATCGAGGCGGCCGTGGGCCGCAGCATCCCCGACCTGTTCATCGAGTCGGGCGAGGCGGAGTTCCGGCGCCTCGAGAAGAGCGCCGTCGCTGCGGCGCTGAGCGAGCACGACGGGGTGCTGGCCCTGGGCGGCGGCGCCGTCCTCGACCCCGAGACCCGCGAGCGTCTGGCCGGGCACCGCGTGGTGTTCCTCCGGGTCGGGCTCGCCGACGCGGTCAAGCGGGTGGGCCTGGGCTCCTCGCGGCCGCTGTTGCTCGGCAACGTGCGCGGCCGGATCAAGGCGCTGCTCGACGAGCGCACCCCGATCTATGAGTCCGTGGCCGGCCTCGTCGTCGAGACCGACGGGCGCACGCCCGAGGACGTGGCCCGGGAGGTCCTCGCCGCCCTGGCGGACGGCCCGGCGTCCGGCGAGCCGCACGCCGCGGACACCGTGCTGCCGGTGCGCGGGGCCGCGCCGTACGACGTCGTGGTCGGCACCGACCTGGCCGGCCGGCTGCCCGAGCTCCTCGGCTCGGGCGTGCAGCGGGTGGCCGTGGTGCTGCCCGAGACCCTCGAGCAGCTGGCGGAGCCCGTGCTGCGCACGCTCGCGGCGTCGTACGACGTGCTCCGGCTGCCGGTCCCGGACGGCGAGTCGGCCAAGACCCCGGCCGTCGCGGCGGCCTGCTGGGAGGCGCTCGGCGAGGCGGGGTTCACCCGGTCCGACGCGGTCGTCACCGTCGGCGGCGGCGCGACCACCGACCTGGGCGGGTTCGTCGCGGCGACCTGGCTGCGCGGCGTGCGGGTCGTGCACGTGCCCACGACGCTGCTCGCGATGGTGGACGCGGCCGTGGGCGGCAAGACCGGGGTGAACACCGGCTCCGGCAAGAACCTGGTCGGCTCCTTCCACGAGCCCGCCGGCGTGCTGTGCGACCTCGGACTGCTGCGCTCGCTGCCGCGGGCGGAGCTGGTCGCCGGCCTGGGGGAGGTCGTCAAGTGCGGCTTCATCGCCGACCCGGCGATCCTGGACCTGGTCGAGGGCGTGGCCCCCGAGGAGATCACCGCGGACTCACCGGTGCTGCGCGAGCTGGTCGAGCGCGCCATCGGGGTCAAGATCGCCGTGGTGGTCACCGACCTGAAGGAGACCGGCGGCGTGGACGGCCACCCGGGCCGCGAGGCGCTGAACTACGGGCACACCCTCGGTCATGCGATCGAGCGCGCCGAGGGCTACCGCATCCGGCACGGCGAGGCCGTGGCGCTCGGCTGCGTCTTCGTCGCCGAGCTGGCCCGCCGCACCGGCGTCCTGTCCGCCGACGTCGCCGCCCGGCACCGCAGCGTGCTGGCGCGGGTCGGCCTGCCGACGACGTACGCCGGCGCCGGCTTCGAGGAGCTGCTCGCCGCGATGAGGGTGGACAAGAAGGCGCGCGGCTCGCAGCTGCGGTTCGTCGTGCTCCGCGACCTCGGCCGGCCCACGGTGCTGGCCGGGCCGTCGGAGGAGGACCTGCGCGGCGCCTTCGCGGCGCTGTCACGAGGGGGAGAGGGGCAGGCATGA